TGAAAATATTTGAGATGTATAAAACTGTCAAGATTCATGAGTCAAGAACTGCAACAGAACAAAAAGATATGAATTTTCAACTATATAATGTACACACAGAAAAACCCAAACCAGTGATTATTCATTTAAACAAAAATGAATCAAAACCAATTGAGTTGTCAGAACTGAACAGGGAAATAAAAAAGATCTAGAAATCCATATTTACATCTGCAACTGATGCTAAATAGAATTATCACCCATTCACCCATCTCTCAATTCTTGGAGATCAGCAGATTGAAGAGGGGAAacaaaggaaagaaaaaaagaaagaaagaaactggCAAAGCTAAACCCTAAATCAGCACTAGCTCTTCCTCTGAATAGTACAAGTAACTGCAGACTATACCTTCAAATACCATTccccagaaaaaaaaaaaaagttggaaGCAAAGCAGCTTAGAACTTCCAGAAACTGCCTCTAGCCCTGTGTGGAACACCCATATCAGATTCAGATTTCAGCATCCAACAAATAACGGCATAGATGTGCAATCAAGGCTGTACCTTCATCGAATTCTCAGAGACCTTGTATGAATCCGCAGTTATCGATACCAGCCACAATCCAGGAAAACAAACCTGCGATCCATGAAATTTTAGGCAAATCAATCACAGTTACAACAGAGATACacataattatgtaaattaTCAAATCGAATCAGATCTTAACTTACATCTACTTGTTTCTGTATGTTCTTCGCTCTCTTCTTGGGCCTCCTTGCCGGCTTTGATCCTGTCAGCGCAAAAATATCTTCTTCAATTTCATCCTTCGTTAGAGGGATAAAGACGCTCagcttcctcttctccttcttccCACCATTACCGCTGTCGTTTTCCCCCGATCTATTGTTCAGGCTCCTCAACGGCGACTGCGCTTTACTCCTCTCCGGCATCGCCGGGCCGTTACTCTTCACCGGGCCTCCGCTCTTGTATAGAGGCTTCCGAGGCCTTAAATTCCACGTCTTCGTTTCTTCATCGGTGATATTGTTACTAATCTTCTCCTCATCTTGCGCTTCGCCGCTGCAATCGTGCTCGTCGTTTTTCTCCGCCTCCAGCGGCTCTTCTTGCGGATTTTCGTCCTCCGTTTTGCTGGTTTTGCAAGGAATTTTGATTAAGATTTTCGATCTCTTGATTCCAGCCGCATCGACTTCTTTCGCCTTTGATTTATGCTCCGATTTGTGAGAGGAGTGCTCTGAATTTGTTGAATGATGCCCGTTCCTCGCACCGTCCAACGCCGAATTATTTGAGTGGTGTTTCCGATGCTCAACACAGCCGCCTTTTCCCTTGCCGGAAGCTTCGGGTTGTGGCGGCGATTCATGCCTCGGCAAATGCCCCGCCGGATTAGCGCCGGGAGGCGAGTGTTTCCCCCTCGGCTTAGATGATTCGCCAGGAGAAGGAGACCGTTTCCCCAAGTAATCCCCGTGGACAGGAGACCGACGAGGAGACGAAGCCACCGCCGCCGCGGCTGAGTCGCGGAAAGGGGACTGGTGCCGAGGCGGAGTCGCCGAAACGGAATCTCGCAACGGCGACTGGCGGATGGGAGATGCGGAGGAGATATTCGGTCGGCGCGACGGCGATTTGACGGAGCGGCGGCGCTGGTGTTGGTCGTTGGAGTTTCGGTCCTTGTTCCATTTTAGATGCGGCAGCGTAAAATTGTGCAGCGGCTGAGATTTGGCAGGAGCAGTGGAAGCCATAGCAGCAAGCAACAATCGAATTTGAGCGCCGATTTCAACGAAAAAGTATTGAATTGTTATCAGCAGATGCAAATCGTGTTTATAGATCGGCGGCGACGTCACACCGTTAGGTGAATTCCGACGATGTGGAATCAAATTGAGTGCGTGACACGCCGAGTGCGTGTGGTTGCGTGTGGTGGATGAAGTTTTGGTTGGGGGTAAACGTGAATGAAGATTGAGAGAAGAGAATTGatgaatgtagagagagagaagaggatGAAGAAGTTGCAGAGAGAAGGTGAAAGGGAAGAAGTGAggttagaaaaataaaaacttaatataaattcaactaacttaaaattaattttattttaaattaatagagTAATATATACAACGTGcgtatgtatatgtatatcgTTCAAAGCCTCAAAGAGGGAGTGTCCGCCTTAGCCCCGTctagtttttgtccatagccccaatttttttgtccatagccccaatttttttgtccatatccccaaaattttgtttccgctACTATGGTgtacacttccaatagccctcaaattttataatcaattttcattttaaaatgtttttagtttcaatcaagtataattaaaatcatcgcaatataaataattagaaaacgaggtaattggggccgaatattctttgtattgcaaaagggtaaaattatacaacgaatatttaaaataaaatacaactaaaagctctgccaccgtctactcggtgtcggagtcggcttcctcgtcttcttcttcttcttcttctcctcctcctcctcctccctcgctgctgccggccgcggtttCCCCAGGAGCATCATCAGCCAACCCTAGCCGACGTTCATACCGAGTGATGAGCTTCTTGTAGATGTTCCTGACATACGGGTCATCGGTGGCTACGTATTTGCTGTATACGTCCTgaagttgttgcatcaactgcacatctatgttatccctcaagacctcgtggggacCTTGCACCATGTGCTGTGGAATTGGGGCGGGCTGGGGGATGTGAGATCCAGACGAAGCCGACGGCTGACGGGAGGCACTTCTAgcccctctggcgctgcggatagaggcctgttgtcccgggggccgtctgataaggctaatttcatgcataggtctaggggataaattcgtgaatttgctgggtctaacacatgttttaagccaggtgtatagaggaaattcgccaggtccaggaaaagaaggaggcaatcacatgcgcgaggaaactggcgaatacgtgaacattgtgaaagaaattgcaagacggagtaaatctcagaactgaatggtagaatggagatttgtACGAAGGTtttagaagattatgtccgtgtctataaaaggaaggttgcatgcattctggagggatcttcttgggggagacctcactaacagtctgcagctagttcacttttctatacacttgggttcttagAGGGAAATTCAGGGGGTTTCGCGCTTGGGTTCATTTTCCGCTTTCTCGTATTTTcaagttgggttgtaacaccgtcctgttgagggcgaagaaacaagtttcCGTTTAttttgcttgtattttgtggatttcaccgagcttcgctgctCGAAGCTCGGCACTCTGTTTTATCGACTATTCcgtgttttatgcaagtttaattttctgttatgtcgatgtctgattttgttgttgtgatTTTATGGAGTTTGAGCTAgcttacttgttttggatgcgtttcgcaattgtttactgaatctgtgcagagtaatggctggatcggagtgatcggagtttgttggtgaatgaattggaggtttgaatttggtttgtagcttgattgtggaaacgtttaaattcggtgttgatcggagtagatctgttaaaTCAGAAGTTATGGAGACGAATCGAGTTATGGTTGgttttggattgcttggatccggagtggattaagcgttcgacgtgagatctgagcaaagttggtttattttgatgcctagtcttcgtgttttcatttcgctttgtctagtatatgtagatctgagttatttccggtttattgtaagtttccgacgaccaaacttttacattctgttcgaatATGGGAATGTACTCTGTTtccttcatcttcgtgtttaaTTCCGTTGAAGAAATGCATGCCGTTGTGAGTTGAATGctcagttagttatttgcagcttttctgtcgtacttgctatttctgagtcatggtccccactgttggTTGGTCtctgtctagctaaattaggtagtcgtttacacggtctaggaagtaagcttaatataccgaagtcttgatgatgtttgatctcagcatgtttacagctttctaggtctagcgtttatatttcctgcctaggtctagtagtagttatacctcaaccctgtttgggtggcagcagccgcttagtcaagagtctctaaatgctctcttacgtgtccatcttcgtgggatcgacccctgcttctctatactaatttatagtattcgggttgagggatctttgaaggggagttttgtgtgtacaacgacagagtatttTGAGTtacattgagttcctagaccaagtgatctagtggattcataggacttggtaTCTCGACCTCACGATATATTAACACACGCTACTCTAAACTCGccccttcaaatggcgccgttgccggggactatAGCGTTATCTACTTGATTTTGTTTCTATGACACTGTAAATAGCTTTCggctttctttaatttttgtttttgatcGTTTTCTTTTGTCCAGGCATGACTTCTTATCCAAGGTGTTTTCCAAGGTTGAAGAAATCAAGGATGAAGTGGAGAAGGAAAGCTCTCTGATTACATGTGGCTGAAAGAATGCCTATGGGGCCAGGGAGCTTTCTTGTTCTTTCAATTTTATGATTATTGGTTGCATATATGATCCTTGGATACTTTAGAAGCTCATTTTGTAAATACTTTTAGTCGACATTTAATTCTTGTAAATAGTTTTCTAAGAAAAAAtccaaaaacatttaaaaattaaaaaaattaaaaaaaattagaaaattgaaaaaagatttttagttttttttttaaatccccttttctaattaattttgttttaaaaaaaattaaaaaaaatagggataattcggagttACACGTAATGGAAGAAACTCTCCACTACGCATGCACCTTATTATTGCATAACTGGTCAGTTTGCTAAGTACTCTTCGGGAATCTGCTAGGTCAGGTAGATAGGaatgaatttgaaattttttggaCTGAACCAGTATACTCCCAAGAATACTTTAGCAAAAGTTGTACATAGTGTGAATATGTTTTTTCTgaaatttcttattaaaatccaaacaaagaaaaaatttaatcccaaaaatatttttgaaattctaAGTAAATCAGGGAAAGaagtttataaatgaaaaaaaaaacaaaaaaaaaatcatttggaTCTtactccacttgaccagtttgcTTAAGAATTTCAAGTTTTAGTTCCGTAGGTCAGGAAGAGAGTACAAGGGACCTCCAAGGAATTCCAATGATGAAGCTCTCAATTCAGGAAATAAGGAAGACGACTACCTGACCCAGCAGAATGgcaagtcagaaacaggggaaacaGAGGATTCCGCCCAGCATGGGGTGGCCAAATCTGCTCTACAAACTCCATAACTGTCGACGTTGATGTACCAGCAAGAGAGCAAGGAATCCCCAAAGAAGATGCAACCCCCATGACCAGCAAGAGGACCAAGAAGGCAAGCACCACCAGCACCCCCAGGAAGGCTGACTACAAAAGGAGCCAGAAGCAAAATTGAACCACCCCAAATGAccaagtaatttttatttttcagtttttttaagaTGTCTGTTATGCATGTTGTGTTTCTGTTATCGTGCATGCTTCGTTGTGTctgtatatatgtatgttttgtgtgccttctcccacttagcccaattcttggtctaagtgtgagaagtttttgttaatatagcatgtgtttgttatttgtgttttctgtgtatatcttctcccacttagcccattgcttggcctaagtgtgagaagattgtTGTGTATATACGTTCTGTTAGTTGATGtttgtgtcttctcccacttagcccaattcttggtctaagtgtgagaagtttgtgttttctttgtgtcTGTGATCTCTGTTTTGTTGTCGCCACTAACTGCCATGTTTTCCACCTCATTGGGATTGCTTGGGGAGAAGCAtgaatgaagtgggagggggagagcagttagtgcagttagtaTCAAGCATGTAAATAATCTGTTAGGTCTAAGAGtctgtagtttttttttaggttctgtgtttgtgtatgcataactggtataataaatagcaaaagccccttagggggaggaattgaagagagaatacaTGCCAATTTGTGAAtcattttctcttaataaatcaaagtcagttggatgaagtaagaacgatagaaaaGCCTTAATTTAAACTAACTGTGAAGCCTCACTATATAAGTGAGTTAtgagcctaaacactttgagctaacatatACAAAAGGGGGGCCGCCACTGAATGCTTAGGGAAAATAgtctgaaggagaaaaaatagggtttctggaggtataagctggacgaagtccagaaaaggaggtataagctggacgaagtccaggaaaatgaggtataagctggacgaagtccagaggaaaaataaaataaaattcggaggtataagctggacgaagtccaggggatatgaaaaaaatatataaaaaatggaggggaagagaaggaaaagaaatccaAGGGCAGGAaacaatagtaacctgacccaggaataaaGAAAATGAGACTAAGGTAgaagaaactctcataacccgaagcatcagtggtaTGGCAAAATAAAGATTgaatgatcctaacatccctggtgaggaatgagtgatcgagcgaattCAACAGATGGTAAGAATTAGAgttatcttgacgaactgacaacttgactagataaaagaagggagggggaagaatctgaggctgtaaatacttagattgaccttaaacttgtggggatgacTGCTAGGAAAAATACCATTATGCGTTAATGTGTTTTTCGTTGTCTTGTCGTTTTCTGTATGTGTGTTCGTGTtgcgtctaggtctaggagttttttGTTTCCCGTTTTAGAGTCGGTCAGTTGATAATcatgcattgaaacttgccttatttctttttcttgtctttcatgcttgaggacaagcatggtttaagtgtgagcagtttgataaggctcgtttcatgcattggtttttggTGATATTACATGTTTTTTTAggggagataatgcgcaaatttgagattaagtgtgcagatatttgctaggtcaagtagatgctgtaaattgaccgagcagatgcaaaatgagcagaaaatgagtaaaaagtgtaaaaaaatagctaggtcaaggagaattatcaggagagcaggtgtgtgaaaaatctgtcggacccaggaacgcacacaaattacccggggtggggaaaatggagcagatttaaaagatcatattttaagggtacaaacgtcaaatcatgaagagcataccctatGGATTCaagcttgaagcctccctatataaagggaccaacatgaatgaagaaagcaacgcttaacgctatggtagttaggtaggaagttctcggtagcgcttaacactacgagaatggtagcgttaagcgctaccgagaacttcctacctaactaccatagcgttaagcactgctttcttcattcatgttggtccctttatatagggaggcttcaagctcgaatccctagggtatgctcttcatgatttgacgtttgtacccttaaaatatgatcttttaaatctgctccattttccccgccccgggtaatttgtgtgcgttcctgggttaggcagatttttcacacacctgctctcctgataattctccttgacctagcggatttttgacactttttactccttttctactcattttgcatctgctcggtcaatttgcagcatctacttgacctagcaaatatctgcacacttaatctcaaatttgcgcattatctccccaaaaaagcatgtaatatcaccaaaaaccaatgcatgaaatgagccttatcaccgTCCTCGCCTAGTGTGTGTAGCGactggctcttcgacttgctcgtcgggCTGCTCGAACGAGTGCGAGCCGCTTCTGCTGCTGTAGTACCCGGCAAGGTTGTGACTTGTACGCTTCAGACCAGGAGCTTTATTGACCTCTTGCGCgcagatggccttgaatttcggacaatccgcgaggatttgatactcctcccacattgtgaacttcggccagccatCCGTGTGGTATTGGCCCATCGACAGGGCCATCACGTCTGTCCAGCTTCAGCCACTCTCAGCGTGGAGaaggttgttctggtatatgcaCGCGAACCGCTTGGTAGCCAGCAGAATCCTACCCCACCTTTTGCGGATCTATTCTGGGTCGCGCTTATAGGCGCCGGCGGGTTTGAACTCGTCGTACGCCAtcatgacgcgcctccaaaagctcccctcagtctgatcggtgcccactatggggtccgatgagatggcatcccacgccctcgccacGACAATTTACTCTGCTTTGGTGTAGAGCTTGCCCCGTTTGGAGCCAGAGCCACCGCTACCGCTACCGCCGACGCCACTGCCCTCGCCACCGCCATTGCCGACGCCGCAGCCCGAGCCGCCACCACCGCTGCCCGAGCCACGGCTGCCGCCCATACCGCtgacgccgccgccgccgccagagCCTCGGGTCGGAACAGGCGTTGCCACCCGTGCTGCAGGCGTATCCGGGACGccagaactgagcagacccatcatagtatccagtgcgtcttgatctgcttcggtgaaagGCGATCTGCTGGATTGGAAAGGAGACTTCGGACGCGGCTGGTTAAgcgcgtcgaggttgggtctgtaatctccaaatgcggagcgactcagattccgctgaaaaggtgggggcgttggagaagacctccacgactgagatggaggaaggtttggactcgatgccccacggcgggggagattgactccaaatccacggctgggacggagctctgccatatcccgacggctgagaaggatagccgccatatcccgatggGTGTGAAGGATTGCCGCCGTTGCCCGATTCCTGCGAGTCGGATGATTCGTcatctccaccgtgcattttttagagtgaaagtgtagatagcgAATGGAGGGattgtgtgaaaatggtgaaaaaataggtggtggagagtggtatttatagaggtaattaaaaaaaataaaaatccgaCCGAGGACCGCCGGTGCGCCGATCGCCGGCCACTATGGCCGGCTcacctataggcgcggcgaaaGGATGCCCGGCGCATCCTCGCCCTCGTTTCGCCTATCCGTCGTCCGCCGCCTACCGCCCCCATTTCttcgtccgccccgggggcaGACATCTCCTTCACTATAAACCGCCCCGGGACCGCCTCCGCCGGGGCTATAGGCACGGCGGTCCCACAGTGGATGCTCTCAGAACCTTAATTAGGGTCGGCTCATATCTTTGCCTTTAATTTATTCTGCAATTACTCATAAGTcataaatgagatatttattttaatatttaaaattttatattgatattattaattttataatttatatatataaaacaaaatttaattaatttaattatttaagttaTATACATGTGAATAAACGAGTTTCATTCTTAATAATCCATAGAACTGAGCAACAAtatcttttaaaatatttaattttaaataaacataaaaattaataatagtagtaattaaatttgatagatattcacaaataatattCATATTCTAGGAAGTGGACGTCGTGCATAGGCACGAACAGTAAACAATTCCTATTTTTAAAGTGAATGGTGGATTAATTGAATGAAATACacaagaaagagagaaagagctCGAGAATATGCAAATACTGATTGACGCATATGGTGTATCTTCTATTATGGACAAATCATTTTATAAGAATTCAAATGTTAAGCGTTATCGAAGCTCAACCTACACTACTCataaataatttactttttttggaCGTTCATTTTATAAGAATACAAATTTAAGTGCTATCAAAGTCAACCtcatacataattttaaaagtATTCATTATATATTGCATAAATAATAGTTGTTGAAATCAAATttaagcaaataattaaaaatttggaCAAATGAAACTTACTCGCAAGCCCACGAGTGGATTCACGCCAATACGTCGAGGGGGCGGGCGTGTGGTTGCACAGCCACCGTACCACCGGAACTCATGACACATCGCGCACATGTTGGTTTtttggattacaagagataaatactagccggacgtaatacaacccagaagaaggaataaagaaaagtaaactaaaatgaaattacaaagaagaattttaaacaataaaccgtaaaaTAGTGGAAATAAGTCGAGTCGGGAAGGCCTCTttctgcaagacgagatacgctccGATAGTACTCTCGGATTGGCGTGTCATCCCCAAATATAAAACGACTTACGTCTCTGATGAAGCAGCACCGGAATCAccagagctccgacgaactagATGAAggtgagggcagagcttcgacagaagaacaatgcaagagagagagagcttatgctttgTATGCTTGTGAATGGTGTTGAGAATGCAAGAGTATGCATGCCTACTTATATGCCAAGTCCACTCATTTGAATTGTTGGAGTCAACACCCATTATGTGTGTTATGATGGCTTGattgtaaccgccgggggttacaaGCCGTTACGGACGTTACAAACGTCAACCATGGAACATGAACCTGGACGGATGTATCTAGACACCTCTCACGTAGTTGTTCATTCCAGAGATGTATCTGGACGACCCGATCAATGTGTATGCATTCTACGAAGCTTTCTCCGTATGCTCATTTGCCACATTGTTTTGTTTACGTGTCCAGaatagataaattaattaattaattaatttcatatctcCATATATCGtgacatattttaatatattatttctcactcaccagGAATCGGtttagagaaaatgaatataccacaatCATCTACTCGGAGCGTAGAtcgattataaattatttaattattcaaaattaaataatctgTCACTTCTACGACCCGGTCCAATTGTGTTGACTGGACTatgattccaacaatcccccacatgagtggaaatagtcaaatgcatatgtatgcagacacaaactcaaccctcgagagatatataagcataaggataggtagttgttagctttgaaccatccatagtcaacaccatcggatacacaagcggcctagtagcgcgatgctttgaaatATTCCTCCACgacgtgcaccgagacaatggtgttaacacttaaacacctcaacctcatccgttctcactttttgtgtcctttgcggccttggacaccactttggattcgtAAGTGTAATTTGAAGTGGCCAcccttcacacttacataggtgattcctagtcgagtatcttgccctactcggtcttcttgagaactcaatctcctcgagatccttagggatcattaaaagtcatagacttagcctcaccACTAGACAAgttttcaacactctattgctctctagggaatagatgtggatgagtgtttcacacgaactctcatagcttagttttcccattgaaccaagttcttgggatctttAGTCATCATgattgggttaccactatgacaattctttagtctgtggatttcaaacccattctctctagcaacttattcatttaatCACGGTTTAACCATTTGGTTAGAGGATCTGCTAGATTATATAATggcttcacatagtcaattgtaatcacccttgttgtgatcaaatgtctcacggtattatgtcgtcgacgaatatgtcgagacttaccgttatagaagccattgtttgcccttccgaTAGcagcttggctatcacagtgaatcaACACTGGAGGCACTgacttagaccaacatggaatatcttcaaggaagttcttaagccacttgACTTTTTCCCCAGCTTTATCCAAAGCTATGAATTCCGATTTCATGGTTGaacgggctatacatgtctgtttcatggatttccacgacacagcaccacccccaatagtaaagacgtatccacttgttgaaagtgagtctttgttgtcggatatccaatttgcatcacaatacccttcaagtaccggaggtatctcgaaaagtgtagcccaggattttgagtatgttttaaatatctcaaaactcttactAGAACTCTCTAATGCTCTTTGCTTTGATTACTcatgtaacgactcaacttgttcacggcacaagcaatgtcaggtcgagtgcaattagtcaagtacataatacACCCAATGAcccttgcatattcttcttgtgcaacgggttcacctttgtttttgct
This genomic interval from Salvia splendens isolate huo1 chromosome 13, SspV2, whole genome shotgun sequence contains the following:
- the LOC121762348 gene encoding uncharacterized protein LOC121762348 isoform X2 — encoded protein: MASTAPAKSQPLHNFTLPHLKWNKDRNSNDQHQRRRSVKSPSRRPNISSASPIRQSPLRDSVSATPPRHQSPFRDSAAAAVASSPRRSPVHGDYLGKRSPSPGESSKPRGKHSPPGANPAGHLPRHESPPQPEASGKGKGGCVEHRKHHSNNSALDGARNGHHSTNSEHSSHKSEHKSKAKEVDAAGIKRSKILIKIPCKTSKTEDENPQEEPLEAEKNDEHDCSGEAQDEEKISNNITDEETKTWNLRPRKPLYKSGGPVKSNGPAMPERSKAQSPLRSLNNRSGENDSGNGGKKEKRKLSVFIPLTKDEIEEDIFALTGSKPARRPKKRAKNIQKQVDVCFPGLWLVSITADSYKVSENSMKG
- the LOC121762348 gene encoding uncharacterized protein LOC121762348 isoform X1, which codes for MASTAPAKSQPLHNFTLPHLKWNKDRNSNDQHQRRRSVKSPSRRPNISSASPIRQSPLRDSVSATPPRHQSPFRDSAAAAVASSPRRSPVHGDYLGKRSPSPGESSKPRGKHSPPGANPAGHLPRHESPPQPEASGKGKGGCVEHRKHHSNNSALDGARNGHHSTNSEHSSHKSEHKSKAKEVDAAGIKRSKILIKIPCKTSKTEDENPQEEPLEAEKNDEHDCSGEAQDEEKISNNITDEETKTWNLRPRKPLYKSGGPVKSNGPAMPERSKAQSPLRSLNNRSGENDSGNGGKKEKRKLSVFIPLTKDEIEEDIFALTGSKPARRPKKRAKNIQKQVDVCFPGLWLVSITADSYKVSENSMKVQP
- the LOC121760362 gene encoding loricrin-like, encoding MGLLSSGVPDTPAARVATPVPTRGSGGGGGVSGMGGSRGSGSGGGGSGCGVGNGGGEGSGVGGSGSGGSGSKRVSLPGGAGGACLLGPLAGHGGCIFFGDSLLSCWYINVDSYGVCRADLATPCWAESSVSPVSDLPFCWVR